One window of Solwaraspora sp. WMMA2056 genomic DNA carries:
- a CDS encoding Rieske 2Fe-2S domain-containing protein → MTEHQTTTAAAPTSRRALLIGAGGVGATVALAACGTGDDDTLGNGATNAPAGGDSTSGTETGGTETGGTDTGSGGAGLSTSEVPVGGGVILADQGAVVTQPAEGEFKAFSNICTHQGCPVANLDGGTINCTCHFSSFSIEDGSVVSGPAPSPLEEKTVTVDGDSLTVA, encoded by the coding sequence ATGACTGAGCACCAGACGACGACCGCCGCCGCCCCGACCAGCCGTCGCGCGCTGCTGATCGGCGCCGGTGGGGTCGGCGCGACCGTCGCACTGGCCGCATGTGGCACCGGCGACGACGACACCCTGGGTAACGGCGCCACCAACGCTCCGGCCGGCGGCGACTCCACCAGCGGCACGGAGACCGGCGGTACGGAGACCGGCGGCACGGACACCGGTTCCGGCGGCGCGGGCCTGAGCACCAGCGAGGTCCCGGTCGGTGGCGGCGTGATCCTGGCCGATCAGGGCGCCGTGGTGACCCAGCCCGCCGAGGGCGAGTTCAAGGCGTTCAGCAACATCTGCACCCACCAGGGCTGCCCGGTGGCCAACCTCGACGGCGGCACCATCAACTGCACCTGCCACTTCAGCAGCTTCTCCATCGAGGACGGATCCGTCGTCTCCGGCCCGGCCCCCTCTCCGCTGGAGGAGAAGACGGTCACCGTCGACGGCGACAGCCTCACCGTGGCCTGA